The DNA sequence ATGTACCCATATAGCATGATGTTCTAAGCTTCAAGGGTGGAAATCAAAGGAAAGTTATACTACTTCTATTTCAATGCTTGGTGAAATGTTTCCCATAAGCATCCAATAATGTTCCCCATCTCATCGAGGTTTAATTGTCGTTTTGATCATTTGATCAATAAAGCAGCTTTTACTTGTATCGCCACATCAGTTAATCATACTCCAAGTATCGAATAAAACAACTAATAAACAAGCTATCAAGAATCCACAAAAAAACACATCAATATTGCAGGTCAAAGTTCAATATTGCACAGGCAAACATGCACAGTCTCACACCCATATCAAAATCAATAATAAAATATGGGCTATGATGTACATGATAGTATTTAATGACAGTGCATATATGTCCTTACCACTATAGTCTCTTTTGAAACACATTGCACCCAAAAGTAAATATatcttaaataaataaatcttaaATATATCTTAATATCTTTCAAACTCAAAATAAATATCAAATGGAATCTACTGAAAATATGTCACATTGTTGCAATGTTTCACGGAAGTTTACTACGTCCTTTCCATATCTTTGTGTCTTATTTTCAACTTCATTATTTTGAGGATTTTCGCTCCACTTTGAACATCTAGTTCCTGTTTCACAATATCACAAAAAATGAAAACGTATGTTTCAGTTGTGCACATTAAAGTGGTTTGATGTGTTTAAGGGTTGCGAGAATGTTCCTGAAATCCAAGGTCAATGTTAGAACAGGCAAATGATATCATAGGCAGTGTGATTTCTCTCGTAAAAAGGACATGGATTCAACATCTAACATCTGACTTATTGATCTACAGTAACATGATACACTTCAATGCCATTTTCGTATTGTGTTCTATCTTTCTGGCAAATTGTCTACGAATTCACTTATGCATACCACTTTCCAAAAACACATCTTCTAAGAGCAAAACATAAAACCTATGACAGATGGAACAAAGAAGGCATTTGTTACTACAGGATACATGAAGCAAGAATGACGCTTGAACTGTGGGCTTTTAAACGTTCGTTTAAAACGtgacaataataataactatTGTAACAACAGTCCTATTTGCATTAGCAAACATTTGTGCTTTAAATGTGGAATGTTTGAACAAAAGTGCTGTTCTAAAATGTACATGGCGAACAATGTGGGCTGAACAAATTTCAACATTGTCAGAAATGGAGATTTGAAGGATTGATTTGAGCGGCCGTTTAATGATTGATTGAGATAGAACGGCTAGAAAGAATGTTTTAAAGGGAAAAAGCTCAACAGATCACTTTTGTCAACAGTCTCATTCAAACCATAATGAAAAGTAAACCTGGAATGTTCTAAAACCTATAAAATGGcagttattttgtacataaaatAAACACAAGACCTTGGAAGGTATGAAAATGAGGAGGCCTTGGTTTAACTGAATGTTTTGGTTTACCCATTAAGTCAAAAATAGTTCAAATCAAGGCATAACGCATCATTTATGACTGACGTTCTACCATAGCAATGTAGACTCATGTAGATGGGAAGTGAGTTGAGCTTATCAGAGAAATTGGTGTGAATATGGATTGGATGGCTAGTGGTAATTTCTATTACGGGCTATTGGCATGGCTCATAAACTAGACCCCATGTCCCTACCCCATAACCCCAGTAATCTGTCTTCATTTTGGGGACCTGCATCTAAACTACCTCTTCAACCCTCATAAACACATACACTCAGTGATTAAGATTGCACTGAACAAGGATTCAAGTTGGAACAGCTTCTGTTGGTCTAGGGGCAGAGTTTGGTTGCACTTCCCTTTCTCTACCAACTCACAGCCTATTCATAGGGATCAATGTCAAGCATCGGCAGCACAGTTCCACAGATCTTAGTAGTATAGAGATGTGTCTATCTAAACAGTACATCCAATATCAGGCAATCCACAATATTTACAGCTTAGTAGATCTGTGCAGCATCTGCATTGAACTAATTCCTGTGAATAGGCTCTGACTTCAATGGGGCGTACAGGGCAGAGTTTAGGGGTTTCTTGGGCTACTTGTTGTTCACAGTGTGGCTTACTCATTCTGACCCCCCATGTCGCCCCCTAGGGGCGTGGCCACACTATTGCAGCACTTGGCCCCGCGTCTCCGGCAGCTTGAACGCCAGGAAGCTGCCCGCTGCAAGCGCCCCGGAGGCGAACAGGATGGGCACAGCCTTGGTAATGCCCACGAAAGAGGTGAAGATGCTGATGCCCAACACGGCTGCCAGCTTACAGAGGGCGTTTAGAAAGCCAAACGCTGTGCatctgggaggagagaggaagatcaGTCAGTTCCCTAATGACCTCTATTCAAACAGTCTCAGATTGAACTCATAATGTAACACCTGCAGGAGGACTGTTCAGCCAGATGGGCAGCACTACTACCCTTTCTGAAATTGGAAAATAATATTTAATCATGGTCCGATATTATTAAGCAAAAAGGCATGGGGGGGTGTGGTAAATTGGCCATTTACCGCAAACCCCCAAGGTACCttaattgctattataaactggttaccgacgtaattagagcagtacaaataaatgttttgtcatacccatggtatacggtctgatataccacggctgtcagccaatcagcattcagggctcgaaccccGTTGATAATAATGAACAGCCAGTCTGCTATGATGAGATCTCAGAGTTTTGAAATGGCCAGAAATGTTTCAGTCAACCCAGTTTACTGGGATatacagattttttattttttttagtaTATGTTGGTTGAGGCAGTGCAGTGTTCACTCAGCCATTGGGTGGCAGTAAGGATTCCCACCCAGTTTCACGCACCACTACCACCAATGCTCTTACACAGTACTACAACCTCCATTTTCCTCCATCTAGTGTAACCAATCACATCAAGGCACCACTTTTGCCAGTACACCCTGGAAACTACAACCTTCCACAATGCCAAGGTTTTGGTGTGGCTCTCTGGTTGGAGTATCCTACCTCTTGTCAGAGGGGTAAAGCTCCACCGTCAGCACGTCCAGGGCATTCCAGGAGGCGATGCTGATGCCCCCAAACAGACAGAGCAGAGCGATCATGGCCGACTCGCTGTTGCCAAACGACAGGAAGAAACAGCTGACACAAGAGATAACACTTGAGCCCGCtgaagagtgagaggagggaaagagatggggagggagggaaagggagggagacagagggtaaggaggggtcgagagagagagagaagaagaagagagggaaaatGAATGAATCTATGAATATGTCATCTAATATGCCTGCTATTCTTGCTGAATCCATTTTGGCCATTGTGAGACAGAAAATTCTGCCCAATCTACCATAGATTAAGCAGACTACATTTTGTTTTCTTAAGGTTGCTGATCTCTATGTGTCGAAGACATGCACCAACAGTACAGTGCAAAATCAGATGACACCATTGTAGCCGTGACGACACTGTCGCCTCTCCTCGCTCTATTACCCAGCATCCTCAGCCGTCCGATCTTGTCCATGAGCAGCGCCGACACGATGTTGCCGGGCAACACGGCCAGGGTGCCCAGGAAGCTGACAAAGTATATCATGTAGGCACTGTTCTCGTCGCTGAAGTCGCTAAGCATGCAGCCCTCCTTGTTGTGCAGGAAGGTGCTGTTGACCAGTTTGCTGTTGATCAGCCTGTACTTGAACAGATCTgttggggagaggggggggggtgttattGACGAGAATTGTGGTTAATTCGATTCAACGTAGGGATAGACTTTAATGCATTCTGTACTGCTGGTATCTTTAATGTCAGCTGAGATCAGCTGAGATGATGGTATTGTGTTCATATGAGATATATGAACACAATACCATAAACTACAGTCATTCTAATGGATGAATGACAGAATATGAACTGGGGCGTAAGGTTCGCATATATAGGGCCTATTCAAtgagttacaaaataaaatacattcatAATACTGAATTCTTTATTCTGCTGTACATGTGAGAccggtgtgtccatactgtccaaGCCTAACCTCTGACCTCCAACCTCTAGGTTTTGCTCTGCTGTACTTCTCAGTATAAATCCATCATGAGGTTGGTCCCATAGTGGGTTAACATCCTGCACTATGGCAACAATCTAGCAGCTACTAGCTCTTAGTGGGAAAGCACAGAGGGATTAGACATTAAAGCAGTAGTAGTGAAATGGCTTTTTAATTCAAATGCAAATGAGTAGCTCCTGCATGGCACTGATAGCAGCAGAGTGATTGCTTGACTAGCCTAATGACGGACAAACACCTAACAGAACGAGAGGGAGGCGTTTAGATAGTCACTATTGTACTGCTCTGATAACgtcttgagagagacagagaaagagagagtgagagagactaaGCCATTGTGGGCTTGTGTTTGGCTGATAATAGGTTTCCATCGTTGTAATGCCAGAGATAAAATTGGATTCTGCCGATGGATCGAGAGGACTTCAAGCTCATCAATTTTGCCCATCTAATAGGTTTCCATCGTTGTAATGCCAGAGATAAAATTGGATTCTGCCGATGGATCGAGAGGACTTCAAGCTCATCAATTTTGCCCATCTAATAGGTTTCCATCGTTGTAATGCCAGAGATAAAATTGGATTCTGCCGATGGATCGAGAGGACTTCAAGCTCATCAATTTTGCCCATCTTTTGTCATCAGCCATACAGATGAATCATCTTCTTGTGCAGGCTGCCTTTGTTTTGGAAAAATCTATCATTCAGTTTGAGATGACTGACAGTTATGTAATTTGCAGGCTGAAGTAAAATAGCATTGGGGCTGTGTTGCTAGGAtacttctctctgtctgcattgCCTCATTATGTTACAGAGCCAGAGAGTAGAGTGATGGTAATTGAGCCATTTTGTCTTGTATGAAGAATATAATTGGAGCTGATTCTCTGCTCTGTTTCTGGCTCTGTTTCTGTAAGAGAGGTTTTACACCTTAGCAAGAAATGCAAAAGACCTATATGAACAATATAAGACATGTTTATCTCCTTAGACAACAATATGGcatacaattgtattttatctgTCAATCAAACACAGAAGCCACTAACACAATTGAGATTACAGTACTTAGATGAGTTAATGAAGGGGAAGCCCCTTATAAGCAAAACAAGACATTCACAACTTATAAACACTGATACAACACTCATCAGCAGAGAGTTGAAAACAACCAACCTGTGTTGTAGAAGAGGGTGGCGATGAAGGTGCAGTTCTTGAAGAAGGTGTTGCTGGAGGTGATGTCTTCAAAGTAGCACTCCTCAAACAGAGAATCCTCGAACACCATAGACTTCATCTTCAGATTCATAAACCtgtcagagacagagggggagagaatcagagagagagagagagagagagagagagagagagagagagagggagagagaggggggagagagagagagagagagagagagagagataaagagtttGTTTTAACATCAGAATGACTGACTGACCCTTGACCTGTATGAATGGCTTGGTACCCTGCTGTGTTCCCATGACAACGCTggtgagggaagagggaaagggggacCTACTTGTTGTTGAAGTACTCTCCGTTGCGGTGCACCTGGTTCTCCAGGGTGAAGTTGAAGGTGACGTGCTCCACCTTCTCCTTGATGAAGACCTTGGTGCGCGAGGAGTACTCCTGCTTCTGGAGATACTTGATCATGTCAGGGAACCACACCGTCAGCCCATAGTAactgagggagagaagggagatggatgTTAAGACAGACGTAGGGATCATGATGATCAACTTAACATAATCCACTTAGAAGGGATAGGACACTAACTACATCATCAATATCAGTAATGTCAAACTAAATTTTCACTTGAGTCAGacacaatcaaatcaaagtttattggtcacgtacacacaTATGCAggtgttatagcaggtgcagtgaaatgcttatgtttctagctccaacagtgcagcagaATGCCTCGCAAATACAATACTAATAcacaaataataaaaaaatcGAAACAAGAAGTTAAGTTAGTTTATTATACCTGTAGTTCATTCTATGCGAACGTGACTTTGGCTGTAAATGACCTGAAATTTTTTTGGGGAGCGTGACTTTACCTGAACGACATTGagaaccacacagccatcatcatgaGAGTGGTGCGGCGGTACTCAGGAGAGAATATGGCCAGGAAGTTGCTCCACACCTACAgggaggttcacacacacacacacacacacacacacacacacacacacacacacacacacacacacacacacacacacacacacacacacacacacacacacacacacacacacgcacacacacacacaaacggacaAACACACGCAAACAATATATCTCAAAGGAAATCTCTCTACAATCTACAACagcaataaataaacataaagttCCACGTTCCACACAAGCCAACTGTAAACACAGCTAGTGAACATAGCTAGTAAACACAGCTAGTGAACATAGCTAGTAAACACAGCTAGTGAACATAGCTAGTAAACACAGCTAGTAAACACAGCTAGTAAACACAGCTAGTAAACGTAGCTAGTAAACACAGCTAGTAAACACAGCTAGTGAACATAGCTAGTAAACACAGCTAGTGAACATAGCTAGTAAACACAGCTAGTGAACATAGCTAGTAAACACAGCTAGTGAACATAGCTAGAAAACACAGCTAGTAAACACAGCTAGTAAACACAGCTAGTGAACATAGCTAGTAAACACAGCTAGTGAACATAGCTAGTAAACACAGCTAGTGAACATAGCTAGTAAACACAGCTAGTGAACATAGCTAGAAAACACAGCTAGTAAACACAGCTAGTAAACACAGCTAGTGAACATAGCTAGTAAACACAGCTAGTGAACATAGCTAGTAAACACAGCTAGTGAACATAGCTAGTAAACACAGCTAGTGAACATAGCTAGAAAACACAGCTAGTAAACACAGCTAGTAAACACAGCTAGTAAACACAGCTAGTGAACATAGCTAGTAAACCCAGCTAGTAAACACAGCTAGTAAACACAGCTAGTGAACATAGCTAGTAAACACAGCTAGTAAACACAGCTAGTAAACACAGCTAGTGAACATAGCTAGTAAACACAGCTAGTGAACACAGCTAGTGAACATAGCTAGTAAACACAGCTAGTAAACACAGCTAGTGAACATAGCTAGTAAACACAGCTAGTGAACATAGCTAGAAAACACAGCTAGTAAACACAGCTAGTAAACACAGCTAGTGAACATAGCTAGTAAACACAGCTAGTAAACACAGCTAGTAAACACAGCTAGTAAACACAGCTAGTGAACATAGCTAGTAAACACAGCTAGTGAACATAGCTAGAAAACACAGCTAGTAAACACAGCTAGTAAACACAGCTAGTAAACACAGCTAGTGAACATAGCTAGTAAACACAGCTAGTAAACACAGCTAGTAAACACAGCTAGTAAACACAGCTAGTAAACACAGCTAGTGAACATAGCTAGTAAACACAGCTAGTAAACACAGCTAGTAAACACAGCTAGTAAACACAGCTAGTGAACATAGCTAGTAAACACAGCTAGTAAACACAGCTAGTAAACATAGCTAGGTAATCTCTGCACACAGGCACTCTATAAACAACGGGGTCTGATATACAAACAATCGTTCCAGTCTCTCATTCTGTAGTTAAGAGCATATAAACATgaaccttctctgttctcttttaTAGTAATAGCAGTGGTGATTGTCTATCAGAGAGGTATGTGAGACTATAGGCGgaaagtagcctagcggttagagcgttgggccagtcacagaaaggtcgctggtttgaatacctgagccaacaaggtgaaaaatctgtcgatctgcccTTGATCAAGGtgcttaaccctaatttgctccaggggagctggactactatggctgaccctgtaaaccaacacatttcactgcacctatctggtgtatgtgacaataaaacatgtttttttggtATACAGATACTATTTAGTTTAGCTAGAACATAGCACATTTTTGTTAGACCAATGATGAGCATTCAAactgtagaagaagaagaagaagaagaaggaaggatAATCCTCCCATTCTTGTTAAAATATTCACTCAATTTAGCCCCAGTTGACCAAAGATCCTTAGGAGAGCAAGTGAAACATTACAATCGTCTCTGAACAGGtgaaggtagagtatgttacctggttgaacaggttaaggtagagtatgttacctggttgaacaggttaaggtagagtatgttacctggttgaacagggtaaggtagagtatgttacctggttgaacaggttaaggtagagtatgttacctggttgaacaggttaaggtagagtatgttacctggttgaacaggttaaggtagagtatgttacctggttgaacaggttaaggtagagtatgttacctggttgaacagggtaaggtagagtatgttacctggttgaacaggttaaggtagagtatgttacctggttgaacaggttaaggtagagtatgttacctggttgaacaggttaaggtagagtatgttacctggttgaacaggttaaggtagagtatgttacctggttgaacaggttattaaggtagagtatgttacctggttgaacaggttaaggtagagtatgttacctggttgaacaggttaaggtagagtatgttacctggttgaacaggttaaggtagagtatgttacctggttgaacaggttattatggtagagtatgttacctggttgaacaggttattaaggtagagtatgttacctggttgagcAGGtgaaggtagagtatgttacctggttgaacaggttattatggtagagtatgttacctggttgaacaggttattaaggtagagtatgttacctggttgaacaggttaaggtagagtatgttacctggttgaacaggttattaaggtagagtatgttacctggttgaacaggttaaggtagagtatgttacctggttgaacaggttaaggtagagtatgttacctggttgaacaggttattaaggtagagtatgttacctggttgaacaggttaaggtagagtatgttacagggttgaacaggttattaaggtagagtatgttacctggttgaacaggttattaaggtagagtatgttacctggttgaacaggttattaaggtagagtatgttacctggttgaacaggttattaaggtagagtatgttacctggttgagcAGGtgaaggtagagtatgttacctggttgaacaggttattatggtagagtatgttacctggttgaacaggttattaaggtagagtatgttacctggttgaacagggtaaggtagagtatgttacctggttgaacaggtgaaggtagagtatgttacctggttgaacaggttaaggtagagtatgttacctggttgaacagggtaaggtagagtatgttacctggttgaagaggttaaggtagagtatgttacctggttgaacaggttaaggtagagtatgttacctggttgaacaggttaatgtagagtatgttacctggttgaacagggtaaggtagagtatgttacctggttgaacaggttaaggtagagtatgttacctggttgaacaggttaaggtagagtatgttacctggttgaacaggttaaggtagagtatgttacctggttgaacaggttaaggtagagtatgttacctggttgaacaggtcaGCCAGCTTCATCCTCCACCTCTGGTGCCAGGCGGTGCCCTCTCCCATGTCCACCAGCTCATCCATCTGCTTAACTGTCTTGATAGTGGTCACCTAGGGGCAACAACACAACTCAGTCACACTAACTTCCTTAACATAATTACTCCCTAAACAAGTTTATCAAAGCTTAATTCAGAGCTAAATTCATCCTCAAATAACTAATAAGTTCAAGCTAATTCATGCAAATTGAACAAGGGTCCTCCTTACTGTAAATGTAAGAGACAGGCTGTGATTGCTCAGAGGCGGGATTTGCTAGATGATTCATGGATATAAAAATGTCCCCTCATTTCTTTTCTCTGAATAAAAGACTGCTTCACTTCACAGACTAGATGTGTCTGATCTGGGTTTTATAGTAGTTTAGGATGGAtgtactgtgtgtgcatgtgtgtgtgtgtgtgtgtgtgtgtgtgtgtgtgtgtgtgtgtgtgtgtgtgtgtgtgtgtgtgtgtgtcactcacagAGAAGACCCTCTCTGGGTAGCCCTTCGCCCTCATGTTGGTGTCATGGACCTGCTTCAGAATCATCCAAGCCTCATCGTGTTTCCCATTCTacaacagacaagacagacacatTTGTCTAATGAATAGTTAAACAAATAGGAACTCATTATAGTATATTTGTCAGGATAATCAGGATTCCAGCAGCTGTATATTGAAGGTAGCTACTGTAGGTGTCATGATATTCAAACACAGCAGTAAATCCCAAGTTAAACCCAAGATGATAAATGATGCCTTGGGTAGCTACTACGATTTTTTGTTATATTTTCATTGGTGGTTGGTGGACTGACCTCCAGGAAGAAGCGTGGGCTCTCGGGCATTGTGGTGAGGGCAGAGATGGCTGCCACAGAGGGGAaggcacacactaacacaaagaCACGCCAGCTGTGGAACTGGTACGCAGAGCCCATCTGGAAACTCCAGCCTGGGACAGGGACATGTAGAGGTTGAAGAATTATGGTGCAAGGGTCATACCAGAGAGCAGTACACAGGACGATAAGCATATGCATCCATGTTTGATAGAAGCATAACAAAGAATGTAATGATTGTTTctgtgtgtataaacagtgtgCATACAATTGTACTTAAATGTACAGAATGTGTAATCTTTGCTTGGAAACCAAATTTCACTCTGGGGTGGTAGAAATGAACCGACGAACATTGACCGACGAACAACCCCCCAAATCAACTGATTTGTTGATTgattcattggacactgtgctatctaaactccaaacgagcttcaatgccatacaacagtcctagctagtaaaaccaaatgcatgcttttcaaccgttcgctgcctgcacacGCACGCCCGACTAgtatcaccaccctggatggttccaacctagaatatgtggacatctataagtacctaggtgtctggctagaatgtaaactctccttccagactcatatcaaacatctccaatctaaaatcaaatctagagtcggctttctattccacaacaaagcctccttcactcacgccgccaaacttaccctagtaaaactgactatcctaccgatcctcgacttcggcgatgtcatctacaaaatagcttccaatactctacttagcaaactggatgcagtttatcagagtgccatccgttttgttactaaagcaccttataccacccaccactgcgacctgtatgctctagtcggctggtcctcgctacatattcgtcgccagacccactggctccaggtcatctacaagtccatgctaggtaaagctccaccttatctcagttcactggtcacgatggcaacacccacccgtagcacgcgctccaacaggtgtatatcactgatcatccctaaagccaacacttaatttggccgcctttccttccagttctctgctgtctgtgactggaacgaattgcaaaaatcgctgaagttggagaccttTATCTCACTcaacaactttaaacatctgctatctgagcagctaaccgatcgctgcagctgtacatagtccatcggtaaatagcccacccattttacctacctcatccccatactgtttttatttatttacctttctgctcttttgcacaccagtatctctacctgcacatgaccatctgatcatttatcactccagtgttaatctgctaaatttgAATTactcgcctacctcctcatgccttttgcacacaatgtatatagactctttaaaaaaaaattctactgtgttattgacttgtattgttattgtttactccatgtgtaactctgtgttatctgttcacactgctatgctttatcttggccaggtcgcagttgtaaatgagaacttgttctcaactagcctacctggttaaataaaggttaaataaataaataaaaatacaaattgagtgaTTGACTGGTAGGTTGATTGGTTCATTGACATTTCTCACCATAGTGGGGGATGATGGCCCAGGCCATGGCAGAGGCGTAGATGCCGCCGATCATCCAGAACATGCAGAGCCAGCTGAggtgctctcctctcttctcctgggcCAGGAACTCAGAATAGTAGGAGAACACGATGGGGATGGAGCCACCGAtgctgcagagagggagagagagggagacagagagagggataaagcgggaggagagagagagagagagagagagaaagaaagaaatagagacagagagaaagagaggtaataAAGTCTCTTCAGGCTATTAAGTCATTTAAATAATCTGTGCCAGCAGAATAACATTGTCAACATCAATAATAGATAGGCTTCATACACATTTCATCCAGTTGATTTAACCAAGCTGGGATCGCTTTCACACTTCCAGCTTTGGGAGTCATTGTAGGGCACATTAATTTTGGCATAATTTACAGTCGGCACTAGTATTTATAGCTGAGTTGTTCTCAGAGGAGAAGGGGTGTGTGACACAGCGTGCTTTCTTACCCCACACCGGAGAGCAGACGGCATAAAAGGAAGGAGCTGTATCCTTGAacgaaggaggagaagaaggcaAACACActgttgatggagagggagatgaggagggtcTGTCGCCGTCCAATCCGGTCGGCCAGGCCGCCCCACAGGAAGGCCCCCACCATCATCCCCAGGTACACAATAAGAcctgaaagagtgagagagagaaagggggtggggAAGTGGGAaggagaacaagggagagagagagagaaagaggagaaaaggtgagagggaatatagggatggagggggagagagaaggttaTTAATACCTATTAGGGTTATtataaaaaagggttccaaaatggttatttcgctgtccccataggagaaccctttttggttccaggtagaactattttggggtCCACATAGAACCCTCTGcgtaaagggttctacatggaactcaaagaGGTTCTACCTGGAAATAAAAGTGTTCTACCCGGAACGAAAAAGTgtttttcaaagggttctcctatggggacagccgaagaacccctttagattctagatagcacctatttttctaaaagtgtatggatcatagaaatagaatggagGGAACTggcgtccccattcaagtcaatgatggtgTAATGGGTGGACAGCCATTGTGagtgtacccataggagcaaatcaggaagtaa is a window from the Oncorhynchus tshawytscha isolate Ot180627B linkage group LG03, Otsh_v2.0, whole genome shotgun sequence genome containing:
- the LOC112229587 gene encoding synaptic vesicle glycoprotein 2A-like; protein product: MDDGYGQDGRQDFIRGAKDIAKVVKKQAGKKVGRSVDKMADEYTKRSYKRFEEEDEDDDYPVQQSQDGDGYYRNDSRANDDEGGHSDSTEGHDEDDEIYEGEYQGIPRAESGKTGPVDGMAPQAQIRDLAQFEAERRKDQEELAQQYETILQECGHGKFQWTLYFVLGLALMADGVEIFVVGFVLPSAEKDMCLSEESKGMLGLIVYLGMMVGAFLWGGLADRIGRRQTLLISLSINSVFAFFSSFVQGYSSFLLCRLLSGVGIGGSIPIVFSYYSEFLAQEKRGEHLSWLCMFWMIGGIYASAMAWAIIPHYGWSFQMGSAYQFHSWRVFVLVCAFPSVAAISALTTMPESPRFFLENGKHDEAWMILKQVHDTNMRAKGYPERVFSVTTIKTVKQMDELVDMGEGTAWHQRWRMKLADLFNQVWSNFLAIFSPEYRRTTLMMMAVWFSMSFSYYGLTVWFPDMIKYLQKQEYSSRTKVFIKEKVEHVTFNFTLENQVHRNGEYFNNKFMNLKMKSMVFEDSLFEECYFEDITSSNTFFKNCTFIATLFYNTDLFKYRLINSKLVNSTFLHNKEGCMLSDFSDENSAYMIYFVSFLGTLAVLPGNIVSALLMDKIGRLRMLAGSSVISCVSCFFLSFGNSESAMIALLCLFGGISIASWNALDVLTVELYPSDKRCTAFGFLNALCKLAAVLGISIFTSFVGITKAVPILFASGALAAGSFLAFKLPETRGQVLQ